Proteins from one Meriones unguiculatus strain TT.TT164.6M chromosome 10, Bangor_MerUng_6.1, whole genome shotgun sequence genomic window:
- the LOC110559854 gene encoding large ribosomal subunit protein eL36-like → MALRYPMAVGLKKGHKVTKNVSKPRHSRRRGRLTKHTKFVRDMIREVCGFARYERRAMELLKVSKDKRALKFIKKRVGTHIRAKRKREELSNVLAAMRKAAAKKD, encoded by the coding sequence ATGGCCCTGCGCTACCCCATGGCCGTCGGCCTCAAAAAGGGCCACAAGGTGACGAAGAACGTCAGCAAGCCGAGGCACAGCCGGCGCCGCGGGCGCCTCACCAAGCACACCAAGTTCGTGCGAGACATGATCAGGGAGGTGTGCGGCTTCGCCCGGTACGAGCGGCGCGCCATGGAGCTGCTCAAGGTGTCTAAGGACAAGCGCGCGCTCAAGTTCATCAAGAAGAGGGTGGGCACGCACATCCGCGCCAAGAGGAAGCGGGAGGAGCTGAGCAACGTGCTGGCAGCTATGAGGAAGGCGGCGGCCAAGAAGGACTga